TTGGCCGTGTAGCGGCCGGCGGTCACCAGCTTGGCGTTCTTCCAGGTGGCGTTGGGCTCGGCGAGCTTCTTCTCGCCGTGGAAGCCGTTCTGGTCGACGTGCGTGTACTCGGTGAGCTCACCGTCGGACCAGCGGACGATGAGGCCGTCGGAGCCGGTGCCGGTGAAGCTGCCGCCCGAGATGGCCCGCGCGTACTTGAAGGTGCTGCCGGCCTCGGCGAGCTTGTACTCCGAGGAGAACGGGTACTTCGGGTCGTTGAACTCGGCACCCTGGTACAGGGTGACGGAACCGTCGGTCCAGCGGACGATCATGTCCATGTGGCGCTTGCCGCCGGCCGAGCCGCCGGTGAAGTAGCCGGAGGCGAGCAGGTCGGCGTTCTTCCAGTTGGCCTTGCTCAGCAGACCGCGGGAGTAGACCGAGGACACCCAGCCGGCGACGTCGTCGACGCGGGTGTTGACGGCGCCCTTGCGGGTCTCGGCCGCGTCGGTGCCGAAGCAGCCGCCCTGCCAGGAGGCGGTGTTGACCGAGGTCAGCTCGGCGCGGCCGGCGTTCTCACGGAAGGCCGGGCCACCGGTGTCGCCCTTGCAGACGGCCGCGTCGGCACCCTTGCCGGCCAGGCCGACCGAGGTGTCCTTGACCGCGTCGACGGTGAAGGTGTTGCTGTGCAGACGCTCGGGGATCCACTCCGTCTTGGTGCGGCCGTAGCCGGCGAACCGCACCTCGTCACCCTGCTGCGGGGCGGCGGAGGAGACGGCGACGGGGGCGATGCCGGTGACGGGCTTGGCGAGCTTGACCATGACGAGGTCGCGGTCGTCACGCGGGACGAGCTCGACGCCCTCGGTCACGACGCCGGCCGTCGAGGAGAGGTTC
The window above is part of the Streptomyces syringium genome. Proteins encoded here:
- a CDS encoding S1 family peptidase, which gives rise to MSGRRSRAAWVTALLSTTVAAGLLTAAPAGAVVGDKPADGTYGFTAKLDIGGKRSCSGALVEQGWVITAASCFADSPAQGFKIAAGAPKLKTTVTVGRTNLSSTAGVVTEGVELVPRDDRDLVMVKLAKPVTGIAPVAVSSAAPQQGDEVRFAGYGRTKTEWIPERLHSNTFTVDAVKDTSVGLAGKGADAAVCKGDTGGPAFRENAGRAELTSVNTASWQGGCFGTDAAETRKGAVNTRVDDVAGWVSSVYSRGLLSKANWKNADLLASGYFTGGSAGGKRHMDMIVRWTDGSVTLYQGAEFNDPKYPFSSEYKLAEAGSTFKYARAISGGSFTGTGSDGLIVRWSDGELTEYTHVDQNGFHGEKKLAEPNATWKNAKLVTAGRYTANALRDDMLVVWVDGSISMYSDIDANGIRKATQIQKANSTWTHAEQIGAGEFTGKKTSDLMVRWSDGEGTIYPGVDTAGLHGEIKIRDPKSAWTNATVITIGAFDANKVPNDVIVRWANGSLTMYPGVDSAGTHGEARLVG